In one window of Syngnathus typhle isolate RoL2023-S1 ecotype Sweden linkage group LG7, RoL_Styp_1.0, whole genome shotgun sequence DNA:
- the lrrc61 gene encoding leucine-rich repeat-containing protein 61 has product MDSKRENMKEQEAEVEKITAVLLKSHSGEFDLESILFLKFRGLGIHDLGCIGECMNLERLDLSGNNIVNLAPLSSLRLLSVLNLSANRISNLEPLHTCENLQNLNLAGNIISSIDNLLCLQPLRKLESIRLNDNTYNYSNPVCRNVSYRTLILDMFPTVKVLDGERVVGRGSDLYQLCKDIDDTIKAGLYKNGQLVEHHDCKPWVEETFWEIKRSNNAIVEEAYKQFNDILHECRLLNNRATHAISQSERSMSLKKQPKQYAI; this is encoded by the exons ATGGACTCGAAGCGAGAGAATATGAAAGAGCAAG AGGCAGAAGTGGAGAAGATCACGGCTGTGCTGCTCAAGTCGCACTCGGGCGAGTTTGATTTGGAGTCCATACTGTTTCTGAAATTCAGAGGTTTAG GAATACATGATCTTGGGTGCATAGGAGAGTGTATGAATTTGGAGAGACTGGACCTGTCAGGAAATAATATTGTCAATTTAGCTCCGTTGTCGTCTCTCCGGCTGCTTTCTGTTCTCAATTTGTCTGCTAATAGGATTTCCAATTTAG AACCTTTGCACACTTGTGAAAATCTACAGAATTTAAACCTTGCTGGTAATATTATCTCCAG tATTGATAACCTTCTCTGCCTTCAGCCTTTAAGGAAACTAGAAAGTATCCGTCTCAACGACAACACCTACAATTATTCAAATCCAG TGTGCAGAAACGTGTCATATAGAACCTTAATTCTTGACATGTTCCCCACTGTCAAGGTGCTAGATG gtGAGAGAGTCGTTGGACGTGGGAGCGACTTGTATCAGCTATGCAAAGACATTGATGACACCATTAAAG CCGGCCTTTACAAGAATGGCCAACTTGTTGAACATCACGATTGCAAGCCATGGGTGGAGGAGACTTTCTGGGAAATAAAACGATCCAACAACGCCATTGTTGAAGAAGCCTACAAACAGTTTAACG ATATTCTCCATGAATGCAGACTCCTGAACAACAGAGCAACTCATGCAATTTCCCAAAGTGAAAGATCGATGAGCCTGAAGAAGCAACCCAAGCAGTACGCCATCTGA